Genomic segment of Synechococcus sp. A18-25c:
AACGATTCCGCCAGACGATCCAGCAGGTTGTTGAAGGCCATCGCCAAGGGCTGAAGCTCGTCCGGTTGCTGCTCAGGTTGGAAGCGCTGCTGCTGCAAAGAATTTGAACGCACCGATGCCAGCGATTCGCCGAAGCGCTTGAGCGGATCCAAGCCGCGCCGGATGCCGCCTCGGTTGATCAGGATCGACACCAACGAGGCCAACACCGCTGCCAGCAACAACAACCCGTTGAGTTGCCGTTGAAACGCGACCGCATCGCTCACATCGCGGAGCAGATGAAACCGCCACGGCGTACCGCCCCAGTTGATCTCCTCGCTGCTGAGCATGTAGCTGCGATCGTCATACTCAAACAGCTGAGGAGCCATGCTCTGGACTGATCGCGACTCAGCCTGGAGCAACAACCCTGGGCTCGACGCCAACCGATCGTTGTGACTGGACTGCGGCATCACCAGGCTGGCAGGAAAGCCATCGGGATGCCCCCAAAGCACCAGGTCGAACGAGGAGAAATCGCTGAGGATCCTTCTAAGCGCTTGAGAATCCTGTTGATCCTCACTGCTGCGCAGCAGTCGTTCTGCCCTGCGCATGGTCTGCAGTTGGCGTTGATAGCGCTGCTCTCGGAACAGTTGCAGATTCACCGCCAGCAGCAGGCCATACCCCAACAACAGCGCCATCACCCCGGTGCGCTCCAGTCGGCGTTGGATTGAGCGAGTCGAGGCGGTCGCCGCTGATCGGCGCCAAGGCATGAACCCAAAGGAGCAACGCTCCCTCAGTCCAGCGATCAAGCGCATGGTTGTCCTCCCCCATTCAGGGGATGCGCAGCCCCTATCCATTCCAGCTCAGGCCGCAAGGCGGCGACGCAAAATGCGGCTTCCCCCAGACGCTGCCGGCAGCTCCTGTTGGATCTCCAATTCCAGAACGGGAAGAAA
This window contains:
- a CDS encoding HAMP domain-containing sensor histidine kinase is translated as MRLIAGLRERCSFGFMPWRRSAATASTRSIQRRLERTGVMALLLGYGLLLAVNLQLFREQRYQRQLQTMRRAERLLRSSEDQQDSQALRRILSDFSSFDLVLWGHPDGFPASLVMPQSSHNDRLASSPGLLLQAESRSVQSMAPQLFEYDDRSYMLSSEEINWGGTPWRFHLLRDVSDAVAFQRQLNGLLLLAAVLASLVSILINRGGIRRGLDPLKRFGESLASVRSNSLQQQRFQPEQQPDELQPLAMAFNNLLDRLAESFDRQKQFASTVSHELRNPITLIAGYSRRLLRRADNLSDDQRHQLAIVEEESRRLGRLVTDLLALTRAEMGHLQMDLQPLCIGDAVHQAIALCEGSGEHRFKLCLPENLDPDTIHALADRDRVVQCLVNLMENACKYSPPESPVEIGCRCQQSVVLLSVRDHGPGVPSDERDQVFERFRRGRNKADIPGTGIGLAVVKTLVEQMGGSVGVEDAEGGGAVFVLALKECAAPAAAASPAR